The stretch of DNA AGTGTCAAAGTTTCTAGGACATCAATTTCGCAGTCTCAgttttgtttcatatacaagctAAAATTTTCTTTGAGATAATTTGTACTTCTAAATCTCAACTGATGTTGTATCGCCTGGCTACTATTTTTGAAATACATGATCTATGCAGAGTGCATGTTCACATTATTCTGAGAGGAATATGCTAAAGTTCTGAATCAAATGCTTGCCTGCTTTACCGTCCCATCTCCTAACAATGTCTAGTAGTACCTCTACagttttagtgcatttcttGTGCCACCTACAAGTGGAGTCTTCTCCAGATTTACCATTACAAATTCCAAATTTCTGAATTATATACGATTCAATATGCTGATCTTGTTCTTACCTTCTATTTGGCGTATGCCCTTTTGATTAACAAATAGGTATAACTCAAAGTAGCACAATCAGTAGCGTAGTAGTGGTTTTGATTGTAAATGTGGTAGTTAATGAGCATTTTAACTTGGTCTTAACGTTTTGGGACAGTGCTGAAGCACTTACCTAAGTGTAATATTTAGTTAACATAATCGTGATGTTCGGCTGGCTGCGGCTGTTGGCTGCGCTGCAGCTACTTGCAGCAGCCGAACGGCAGCTCGGTTGGGGGTGGGGGAATTCAGCTCACGCTAGCTGCAGCGCAGCCAACTCTGGAGCAGCCCAACGGGGTCAATGTCAAACTACAGAATTGTTGGTTCatgaaaatgttttttttttgttggtgtCTCTTAACTCTTCCCGAAGCTGTTCGCACCTTTTGCCATGCTGCTGAATCTGTAAATGCAGACCCAGAAATCCAGAATATTCCATCAGATACACCCATTATTCCAACTAACGCTCCTTGCTGTCAGACTCAGACAACTCATGATGGGGACCCAGGGGGAATAGGAGGGGAAAGAAATGAtctaattttgaaaaataaacaGAAAGAAGTATGAGCCTAACAGGCGGTTTTGTAGACCGCTGGCAATGCATAGAATGTTGAGCCAACGAAATCACTTCACATCAGAATAGATCAACAGAATCGGTACACAGGATGAACTGAATGGACATGCGGAACCCATCGCACCAAGACAACTAGAATTGTACCTAGCTTGAATATATTACAAATCCCCTAGAATCTCATGCCAAGAATTGTGCTATGTGCGTCAGTTCTTCTTCCCGGTTGTCGATGGTGGTAATGTACCGAAAACAGTGTCCCAGAGCGTTGAGGTGATGCCAAAGCCCTTGTCTTGGATTCTAAAGTGGTGATTGAGGTGATACCGCTGCATAAAGGGAAGTTGAGAAGAATCAAAACCTATGGGCTTTTCGATGGAACAGCTGGATGGATCAAGAATGTAAGTGGTATTATCTATTATGCCCTCACCTTGAGATGTTTCGCTGGGTCTTTGGATGGTTGTCCATGGTGCAGGTAGTAGTGAGTGCAATCATACATCACATATCCCAGTAGACCACCCGCAAACAATGCAGGAGTGGTAGATGGAGTTGCAAAGAACGCAACAAGGTTCCAGAACTGAAAATAAAATAACACAGTTCAGTTCAATTGGTCATGTTTATTTTAAATGGTCAGAAGTTCCAGTTCATCAAATCCAATTCAATGTTTAGTGTCTGTACTTTTGTTGCATGTATGACAGTTTCAAGGCCATACCGGGAAACACAAAATCGCTGTTGCAGTAGGAGGAAATACAAGCCTGAGCGAGTCCATTGGGTGCTTATGGTGGCATCCGTGAAGAAGGTAATGTGCAGTGTTTGTCCTGCAAATTGCATCAGCAACAATTGGAAAAGCAGAACGGAGACATGATAAGACATTGACAACTTGAAAGTTGAAAGTATTTTTACCAGTAGGTTTTAGTCTCAATGTGGAATAGGAAGCGGTGCAAAGTATATTCAATCAACGTCCAAATAAATATTCCAAACAGAGCCATCAGAACTACTTCCTGAACGGTATGGCCCATCAAAATAGATTTCGCGAACAAGTAGCAAACAACAGGCAGCCATATGGTTGGCACAGCCCACCACTTTGTGCGGGTCAAGAACTGGACATTAAAAAATTTTGTTAATACAGTTCATGTACCAAAACCCTCGATGCATCAATACGATGGAATGCGCCATTACCTCCAGGACATCATTTCCAAAAAAACGAGGACCCTCCTTACTGACGATAGGTTGGTGAACCCATTCCTGGTAACGTTCCTCAAGATGGCCAACCTTCATCAACAAAATTAAGATACAACCCGAACAAGGTTATTTTAGCTGCGAAGCAACTGTGCATCTTGTCAGAAACTCGGGATTTTACAACTACATGAGATTCTTTCACAATATACATAAGCACCATGTCTACCACAATTATTGCTAAGAAAGAAAACACAATCTAACACGAGCTGGTTGTCAAATACCCAAAGTTGCAcggaacaaactcgaaagcaatTAAAATTCCAAAGTGCGCATGATAATTTCACGAGTAGTTTCGGAAAACTAAGATTCACAAGACCAACAACAACTGTCGCAGTGAAGCAACTAAGAGCAAAAACATACCTGGAAAACAAGAGGCTTGTTGAGATCAACTGTGAACTCCTGGACAACCATCTTCCCCACTCAGAGCTGCAGCAGAAAATTCCACATCACTAACAATAATAATTAATACTAAAGCCGGGTTCAGGAAAATA from Panicum virgatum strain AP13 chromosome 9K, P.virgatum_v5, whole genome shotgun sequence encodes:
- the LOC120649563 gene encoding dihydroceramide fatty acyl 2-hydroxylase FAH1-like; translation: MVVQEFTVDLNKPLVFQVGHLEERYQEWVHQPIVSKEGPRFFGNDVLEFLTRTKWWAVPTIWLPVVCYLFAKSILMGHTVQEVVLMALFGIFIWTLIEYTLHRFLFHIETKTYWTNTAHYLLHGCHHKHPMDSLRLVFPPTATAILCFPFWNLVAFFATPSTTPALFAGGLLGYVMYDCTHYYLHHGQPSKDPAKHLKRYHLNHHFRIQDKGFGITSTLWDTVFGTLPPSTTGKKN